One genomic window of Salvia miltiorrhiza cultivar Shanhuang (shh) chromosome 4, IMPLAD_Smil_shh, whole genome shotgun sequence includes the following:
- the LOC131023048 gene encoding uncharacterized protein LOC131023048, producing the protein MICGENGTPTSNRAKKQVVRAVKSGYYPKQVMEITGAAEEPVISFGAEDLRTLMYLHDDALVIMADIAGCIVHRIFVDSGSAVNILYLECLQNMGVEAHIEPTNAPLFRFGGEMVMPLGFMELSLNLGSAAASSKTRVVRFLVVDMPKPSYNVILGRPALTAFRAVISMFHLKMKFPIGGGRVGEVWGEQRASKACHVQMLTHSSGQKRERITEGPDTRKKGKVGEVNAMAEERQELAGLLKNRDSAEKTALVSTSDVCNMIELFPGREGFQTKIGSSIDEQTTEELINCLRRNADVFAFSTTDLKGIDRGLAEHCLNVDPKVKPVKQRTRHFSAEKDAAIREQVQGLLDAGHIEEVQYPEWISNAVMVAKKTNTWRMCVDYRDLNAACPKDHYPLPRIDQLVDSTFGCALLSMMDAYQGYHQVKMHRGDIAKTAFAVCCGVYGWKSMPFGLKNAGVMYQRMMEKIFKEQLSKNISVYVDDMLVRSVRVEDHVSDLEEVFTVIRNNRLMLNPAKCTFGVTTEKFLGYKVTPAGIEVNTEKVKAIMEMTPPRGIKEVQTLNGRITALSRFISRSAERSMPFFKILRKGTKFLWIAECRAAFEDLKVYLAKLPTLTKPVPGETLYLYIAVGEESVSSVLIREEGTHQRPIYFVSRIIQGPELNYTEIEKAALAVMVTARKLRPYFLSHRVVVRTALPFRQVLGRPDLSGRMVKWAVELGEYDVEYELRTAIKAQALADFIQETTRRPMPEFWIAFVDGSVTKEGCRIGVYIISPGYGIYQFAIKFTCRMSNNEAEYEVVVRGARILSELKAECVIIRTDSQLVAQQLLGAYHVKDQRMKAYHCKINEIKQKFMGFKIEQISREENTKADLLARMASAVEQTWNDEIILLCDTREMGTSQVFSIEIRDNWWAPIIHFLKTGERLRKESN; encoded by the coding sequence ATGATTTGTGGAGAAAATGGGACGCCCACGTCCAACAGAGCCAAGAAACAAGTTGTGCGAGCAGTAAAATCAGGGTACTACCCTAAGCAGGTGATGGAAATCACGGGTGCGGCAGAGGAACCAGTCATCAGCTTTGGGGCAGAGGATCTGCGGACGCTTATGTATCTACATGACGACGCGCTGGTTATCATGGCAGACATAGCCGGTTGCATTGTTCACCGTATCTTTGTAGACTCGGGCAGTGCAGTGAATATCTTATATCTGGAATGCCTCCAGAACATGGGAGTTGAAGCCCATATTGAACCAACGAACGCCCCTTTATTCAGATTCGGgggagaaatggtcatgccaTTAGGTTTCATGGAATTATCGTTAAATCTTGGCAGTGCAGCCGCTAGCAGCAAAACTAGGGTAGTGCGATTCTTGGTAGTGGATATGCCAAAACCATCCTACAATGTGATACTCGGTCGTcccgccttgacggcgttcagaGCAGTAATCTCCATGTTCCATCTAaagatgaaattccccatcggTGGGGGAAGAGTGGGCGAGGTCTGGGGTGAACAAAGGGCATCGAAAGCATGCCACGTACAGATGCTTACACACTCCTCGGGGCAAAAAAGGGAAAGAATAACAGAGGGACCGGATACTCGGAAAAAGGGAAAGGTGGGCGAAGTGAATGCCATGGCAGAGGAGCGTCAGGAGCTGGCGGGTTTATTAAAAAACAGGGACAGTGCAGAGAAGACCGCCCTGGTCTCCACCAGTGATGTGTGCAATATGATAGAATTATTCCCCGGGCGAGAGGGCTTTCAGACCAAGATAGGGTCTTCCATAGATGAGCAAACTACAGAGGAACTGATCAATTGCCTCCGaagaaatgcggatgtgtttgcCTTTAGCACAACCGATTTGAAGGGAATagatagagggttggcggaaCATTGCCTCAATGTGGATCCGAAGGTTAAGCCAGTAAAACAGAGAACAAGGCATTTTAGTGCCGAGAAGGACGCCGCAATCAGGGAACAGGTTCAAGGGTTGTTGGATGCCGGGCATATTGAGGAAGTCCAATATCCAGAGTGGATATCAAATGCTGTGATGGTAGCAAAAAAGACGAACACTTGGCGGATGTGTGTGGACTATAGAGATTTGAATGCTGCTTGCccaaaggaccactatcctctgccgagaatTGATCAGTTAGTTGACTCTACCTTCGGTTGCGCGCTCTTGTCaatgatggatgcgtaccagGGTTATCACCAAGTGAAAATGCATAGAGGGGACATCGCTAAAACGGCTTTCGCCGTCTGTTGTGGAGTTTATGGTTGGAAGAGCATGCCATTTGGGTTAAAGAATGCAGGGGTCATGTACCAAAGAATGATGGAGAAAATCTTTAAAGAGCAACTTTCAAAGAACATATCAGTATATGTTGACGACATGTTGGTGCGGAGTGTCAGAGTGGAGGATCATGTCTCTGACCTGGAGGAGGTCTTCACAGTCATCAGAAACAACCGGCTCATGCTGAACCCAGCAAAGTGCACTTTTGGAGTCACCACAGAGAAATTCTTGGGCTACAAAGTTACTCCCGCAGGGATCGAAGTCAATACAGAGAAAGTCAAAGCTATcatggaaatgacaccacccagagggatAAAGGAAGTAcagactctgaacgggcgtatcactgctctgagcaggtttatCTCGCGATCGGCAGAGCGCAGCATGCCGTTCTTCAAAATCTTAAGGAAAGGGACCAAATTTCTATGGATAGCGGAATGTcgagcggcatttgaggatctcaaAGTATATTTGGCAAAGCTcccaactctgaccaagccagtcccgggagaaacgttaTATCTATACATAGCGGTGGGAGAAGAATCGGttagctctgtgcttatcagagaagagggaacTCACCAGAGGCCAATCTACTTTGTCAGCAGAATCATCCAGGGCCCCGAGTTAAACTACACTGAGATtgaaaaggctgctctggcagtcatggtcaCAGCCCGGAAATTGAGGCCTTATTTCTTatcacatcgggtagtggtgcgcACTGCTCTACCTTTCAGACAAGTGTTGGGGAGACCAGATTTATCAGGGAGAATGGTCAAGTGGGCCGTGGAGCTGGGGGAGTACGACGTGGAGTATGAGCTGAGAACGGCAATCAAAGCACAAGCTCTGGCGGATTTCATTCAAGAAACCACTCGTCGTCCTATGCCAGAATTTTGGATCGCCTTTGTTGATGGGTCAGTTACAAAGGAAGGGTGTAGAATTGGGGTGTACATCATCTCACCAGGATATGGGATATATCAATTTGCTATCAAATTCACTTGCCGGATGTCCAACAACGAAGCCGAGTATGAAGTTGTGGTCAGAGGAGCGCGCATTCTGTCAGAGCTGAAGGCTGAATGTGTTATCATCAGAACCGATTCCCAGTTAGTGGCTCAACAACTGTTGGGGGCTTATCATGTCAAGGACCAGCGGATGAAAGCATACCACTGCAAAATCAacgaaataaaacaaaaattcatGGGGTTCAAAATCGAACAGATTTCCCGAGAAGAGAACACAAAAGCAGACTTACTGGCGCGCATGGCCAGCGCGGTGGAACAGACATGGAATGATGAGATCATATtgctctgtgataccagagaaatggggACTTCACAGGTTTTCTCAATAGAAATCAGGGATAACTGGTGGGCCCCAATCATACACTTTCTTAAGACAGGGGAACGCTTGCGCAAAGAATCCAATTAG
- the LOC131019757 gene encoding non-specific lipid-transfer protein 3-like, which yields MQPCRNYLKSGGSVPADCCKGVKTLNSTATTPAKKRQFCDCLKSEAKSLGVNSQYASSLPKKCSVNLRYPINYNFNCSSIQ from the exons ATGCAGCCGTGCAGGAACTACCTGAAGTCGGGCGGCAGCGTCCCGGCCGACTGCTGCAAGGGCGTCAAGACGCTCAACAGCACCGCCACCACGCCGGCCAAGAAGAGGCAATTCTGCGACTGCCTCAAATCTGAGGCCAAATCTCTAGGCGTCAACTCTCAATATGCTTCAAGCTTGCCTAAGAAATGTAGTGTTAACCTTCGATACCCAATCAACTACAACTTTAACTGTTCCAG TATACAGTGA
- the LOC131019754 gene encoding non-specific lipid-transfer protein-like — protein sequence MAKISAIFMVALFVSAAVVAPRAQGVTCSTVTSTLQSCGSAVQKGGSASPDCCRAIKSLNNAANTKPARKTICECVKTLAKTYKVSTQTISSIAKKCNVGISNLGSNVDCNKA from the exons atggcgaaaattTCCGCAATTTTTATGGTTGCATTGTTTGTGAGCGCGGCGGTGGTTGCTCCCCGTGCGCAGGGCGTGACCTGCAGCACGGTGACGAGCACCTTGCAGTCGTGTGGCTCGGCGGTGCAGAAGGGCGGAAGTGCGTCGCCCGACTGCTGCCGCGCCATTAAGTCTCTAAACAATGCCGCCAACACCAAGCCAGCGCGTAAGACTATTTGCGAGTGCGTCAAGACTCTCGCCAAAACTTACAAAGTCAGCACTCAGACAATTTCCTCCATCGCCAAGAAGTGCAACGTCGGCATTTCCAACCTCGGATCCAACGTTGACTGCAACAA ggCGTAA